One stretch of Gadus chalcogrammus isolate NIFS_2021 chromosome 14, NIFS_Gcha_1.0, whole genome shotgun sequence DNA includes these proteins:
- the tcf12 gene encoding transcription factor 12 isoform X3 has protein sequence MHCAYPVPGMGSNSLMYYYNGKSVYAPTPTSEDFSRDAPSYSPPRPSANMFASSFFDGPHSSLDPWNPSGGIGQPGYGGLVGGPSSHMQQANGSYTHLHPQERLNYPAHCLSPDVGGGLPPMSSFHRGHAGGSPFIPAGHAPPGSPAPGGLMAANQGGARGGSQTGDALGKALASIYSPDHTSSSFPSNPSSPGGSPTPLPAGDGSVDPVLTAGPPSSGRAGNNQWPRAGGQAPPSPIYDTSIHSLSRMEDRLDRLDDAILVLRNHAVGSTGSLPGDIHSLLGQAHNGPIAALGATFPPASLVPARTASAGAPHRDEAMTHAGLGGAGSTSTAELNHTLETFRGLASSLAGHLKTENHDLDEMQDNQSEDDVRSEDDGDRRDVKTPRGGTRTSSINEGDEDLTPEQKAERERERRMANNARERLRVRDINEAFKELGRMVQLHLKSEKPQTKLLILHQAVAVILSLEQQVRERNLNPKAACLKRREGEKNGGLHSSLIDASNPMGHL, from the exons ATGCATTGTGCCTACCCTGTCCCAGGAATGGGCAGCAACTCCTTGATGTATTACTACAACGGCAAGTCG GTGTACGCGCCCACCCCCACCTCGGAGGACTTCAGCCGAGACGCTCCCTCCTACTCGCCCCCGAGGCCCTCCGCCAACATGTTCGCAAGCTCTTTCTTCG ATGGGCCCCACAGCTCCCTGGACCCGTGGAACCCGTCCGGTGGGATCGGGCAGCCCGGCTACGGAGGCCTGGTGGGTGGACCCTCCTCCCACATGCAGCAGGCCAACGGCAGCTACACCCACCTGCACCCCCAGGAGCGTCTG AACTACCCGGCCCACTGCTTGTCTCCGGACGTCGGTGGCGGGCTCCCTCCCATGTCCAGCTTCCACCGCGGCCACGCCGGCGGCTCGCCGTTCATCCCCGCCGGCCACGCCCCGCCCGGCAGCCCGGCGCCCGGGGGGCTGATGG CTGCCAATCAGGGCGGAGCCAGGGGAGGGTCGCAGACCGGAGACGCCCTCGGCAAAGCTTTAGCCTCG atctACTCCCCAGACCACACCAGCAGCAGCTTCCcctccaacccctcctccccggGGGGGTCCCCCACGCCCCTCCCAGCGGGGGACGGTTCCGTGGACCCCGTGCTGACTGCtggccccccctcctctggcAGAGCAG GTAATAACCAATGGCCTCGGGCCGGGGGAcaggctcctccctccccaaTCTACGACACCTCCATCCACTCGCTG TCCCGGATGGAAGACCGTCTGGACCGACTGGATGATGCAATCCTGGTTCTGAGGAACCACGCGGTGGGCTCCACAGGCAGTCTGCCCGGCGACATACACAGCCTGCTGGGTCAGGCACACAACGGGCCAATCGCCGCGCTCGGAGCCACCTTTCCTCCCGCGTCATTGGTTCCCGCACGGACGGCGTCGGCG GGGGCTCCCCACCGAGACGAGGCCATGACCCACGCAGGGCTTGGGGGGGCCGGTTCCACCTCCACCGCCGAACTCAACCACACGTTGGAGACCTTCAGAG GACTGGCTTCGAGCCTGGCCGGACACCTGAAGACGGAGAACCACGACCTCGACGAGATGCAGGATAACCAATCAGAAGACGACGTCCGGTCAGAAGACGACGGCGACAGAAGGGACGTGAAGACGCCCAGAGGGGGAACCCGCACCAG CAGCATCAACGAGGGCGACGAGGACCTCACCCCGGAGCAGAAGGCTGAGCGCGAGCGGGAGCGTCGCATGGCCAACAACGCCCGGGAGCGTCTGCGCGTGCGGGACATCAACGAGGCCTTCAAGGAGCTGGGCCGGATGGTCCAGCTGCACCTGAAGAGCGAGAAGCCGCAGACCAAGCTGCTCATCCTGCACCAGGCCGTGGCCGTCATCCTCAGCCTGGAGCAGCAGGTCCGAG AGAGGAACCTGAACCCCAAAGCAGCCTGCctaaagaggagggagggggagaagaatgGCGGGCTGCACTCCAGCCTCATCGACGCCTCCAACCCCATGGGCCACCTCTGA
- the tcf12 gene encoding transcription factor 12 isoform X2 produces MHCAYPVPGMGSNSLMYYYNGKSVYAPTPTSEDFSRDAPSYSPPRPSANMFASSFFDGPHSSLDPWNPSGGIGQPGYGGLVGGPSSHMQQANGSYTHLHPQERLNYPAHCLSPDVGGGLPPMSSFHRGHAGGSPFIPAGHAPPGSPAPGGLMAANQGGARGGSQTGDALGKALASIYSPDHTSSSFPSNPSSPGGSPTPLPAGDGSVDPVLTAGPPSSGRAGNNQWPRAGGQAPPSPIYDTSIHSLKNRVHQQLHEHLQDAMSFLKDVCESRMEDRLDRLDDAILVLRNHAVGSTGSLPGDIHSLLGQAHNGPIAALGATFPPASLVPARTASAGAPHRDEAMTHAGLGGAGSTSTAELNHTLETFRGLASSLAGHLKTENHDLDEMQDNQSEDDVRSEDDGDRRDVKTPRGGTRTSSINEGDEDLTPEQKAERERERRMANNARERLRVRDINEAFKELGRMVQLHLKSEKPQTKLLILHQAVAVILSLEQQVRERNLNPKAACLKRREGEKNGGLHSSLIDASNPMGHL; encoded by the exons ATGCATTGTGCCTACCCTGTCCCAGGAATGGGCAGCAACTCCTTGATGTATTACTACAACGGCAAGTCG GTGTACGCGCCCACCCCCACCTCGGAGGACTTCAGCCGAGACGCTCCCTCCTACTCGCCCCCGAGGCCCTCCGCCAACATGTTCGCAAGCTCTTTCTTCG ATGGGCCCCACAGCTCCCTGGACCCGTGGAACCCGTCCGGTGGGATCGGGCAGCCCGGCTACGGAGGCCTGGTGGGTGGACCCTCCTCCCACATGCAGCAGGCCAACGGCAGCTACACCCACCTGCACCCCCAGGAGCGTCTG AACTACCCGGCCCACTGCTTGTCTCCGGACGTCGGTGGCGGGCTCCCTCCCATGTCCAGCTTCCACCGCGGCCACGCCGGCGGCTCGCCGTTCATCCCCGCCGGCCACGCCCCGCCCGGCAGCCCGGCGCCCGGGGGGCTGATGG CTGCCAATCAGGGCGGAGCCAGGGGAGGGTCGCAGACCGGAGACGCCCTCGGCAAAGCTTTAGCCTCG atctACTCCCCAGACCACACCAGCAGCAGCTTCCcctccaacccctcctccccggGGGGGTCCCCCACGCCCCTCCCAGCGGGGGACGGTTCCGTGGACCCCGTGCTGACTGCtggccccccctcctctggcAGAGCAG GTAATAACCAATGGCCTCGGGCCGGGGGAcaggctcctccctccccaaTCTACGACACCTCCATCCACTCGCTG AAAAACCGAGTCCATCAGCAGCTCCACGAGCATCTGCAGGATGCCATGTCCTTCTTAAAGGACGTCTGCGAG TCCCGGATGGAAGACCGTCTGGACCGACTGGATGATGCAATCCTGGTTCTGAGGAACCACGCGGTGGGCTCCACAGGCAGTCTGCCCGGCGACATACACAGCCTGCTGGGTCAGGCACACAACGGGCCAATCGCCGCGCTCGGAGCCACCTTTCCTCCCGCGTCATTGGTTCCCGCACGGACGGCGTCGGCG GGGGCTCCCCACCGAGACGAGGCCATGACCCACGCAGGGCTTGGGGGGGCCGGTTCCACCTCCACCGCCGAACTCAACCACACGTTGGAGACCTTCAGAG GACTGGCTTCGAGCCTGGCCGGACACCTGAAGACGGAGAACCACGACCTCGACGAGATGCAGGATAACCAATCAGAAGACGACGTCCGGTCAGAAGACGACGGCGACAGAAGGGACGTGAAGACGCCCAGAGGGGGAACCCGCACCAG CAGCATCAACGAGGGCGACGAGGACCTCACCCCGGAGCAGAAGGCTGAGCGCGAGCGGGAGCGTCGCATGGCCAACAACGCCCGGGAGCGTCTGCGCGTGCGGGACATCAACGAGGCCTTCAAGGAGCTGGGCCGGATGGTCCAGCTGCACCTGAAGAGCGAGAAGCCGCAGACCAAGCTGCTCATCCTGCACCAGGCCGTGGCCGTCATCCTCAGCCTGGAGCAGCAGGTCCGAG AGAGGAACCTGAACCCCAAAGCAGCCTGCctaaagaggagggagggggagaagaatgGCGGGCTGCACTCCAGCCTCATCGACGCCTCCAACCCCATGGGCCACCTCTGA